The Tolypothrix sp. PCC 7712 region TCTGAGGTGTCGTAGTACTGTCCCTTCTACAGTCGCCCCTGACACTAATGGCTGTCCAATGTTGACTTCGCCATCGTGCTGTATGAGTAAAACCTTATCTATTGTAACTTTCTCATCAGGTTGGGCAGTCAGTAACTCGATATCGTAAAAGCGACCAGCCTCAACTTTAAGTTGTTTGCCGCCAGTTTCAATAATTGCGTAAGTCATGAAATTGTCCTTGAGGTTGCCGTACAGGTATCTGGCTAATCTCTGTTGTGGAGATGCGATTTAGCGCTTTCGCCAGCTTTTGTAGGATGTCTACCTGATCCGAGCAGGAATTAGACAGACAATCTAAAATCATATTTGATGAACTGCTATAGAGTCAACACCCACAACGGATTTTAGATTTTGCGTTCGCGTAGCGTGTCGTTGGCGCAGCCTCTCGTAGAGAAGACAAAAGTTGCGTGCGGGGGTTCCCCCCGTTGAGCAAACTTTTCAAGACGGATTTTAGATTTTGGATTAAAAGTCTTGTCTGCAAGGACTTTTGACTAATTGCTGTGTAGGTAAGCCAAAAAATATCAGATTTTTTCCAAAAATTTTGAGTTAATTGTCGAAATTGAGATTTGTGCTGCTGTAGTTAGGTGAGACACAGAACAGCACCGACAAGTCTGAGTAACTAGAGATGTTGCTCAGATTTTCTCTATGTAATGGCACTTTATTGAATTTTTGAATGAATAACTAAACTTTGGGGTATCTTTAATGCCCAAATTATAGAATTTAAATGTGTGAAACATTAATTTAACGATTAGCAAATACTAATAAGAAACAACTACCATTTAATAAAGCTGTAATCACAGCACCAATAATTACACCTTTCATCATTGCTAGGCGCTGTTGTCTTCTGAGCAAAATGCATAAAGGGATGACATATAAAAGCTGCCAAATAAAAAATCCCCAACCGCCAATCAGCCAAACACCTAAATAACTATAATTAGCATAGCCAAATATTTGAGCAGCGAGTAAACCTACTCCAAATATGATGCCTACTGCTATCAAATGCAAACCAAATAAAATTAATATTCCTAAAAAAATCTGTAAATTTTCATTCCTTTGAGACATTAATTGAGTCCTGTAGATGACACTTGATAAATTAGATTTACGAATTACGATGATTCACTAAATGGTAGCCAGCGCTGCCTTCGCGATAAAACATATTAAATGTATCAAATGGAATAATCCTACCATCTGGATGCACAATATGAATACAAGACCGCTTAACAGAACGGACATCAAAGTTAAAAGCATCAAGAAACTGCACAATCATTACCCGAAATACATTGGAGTAGTTAATACCTTCTGGTACAGCAATCATTGGCAAACAACACAAAAGCTGCTTGAGCGATAAAGCGGCAGATTTGGGTGAATGACTTGTTGAAAATAATTCAAATATTTGTTTTTTCAGTTCTTCATTTTGTTCATAAAGCACGCTATTGGGCATAATTTTCACAAAAACATCTGGATTAATTAACCCAGTTAATGGTATTACTTGACCATTTAGTTTTAATGCATAAGTCATAGCTAAAGAATCAGGATGGCAGGGAACAGGGAGAATATCTTCAGGTTTAAAATAAGGACTCTGTTCTAAAATGGAGCGTCGGACTTCGGTTAAAGTATATCTATCTCGTTTAGGGTCAAATCCTTCTAATCTTCCTGCTGCTTGTATTGGTTGAAATGTCACGCCTCGAATACATTTCTGCTGCAAAGCATACTCAATAATTTTGCCAATCTCACAATCGTTCAGTCCCTTTTTGAGAGTGACAACTAAAGTTGTAGAAATATTATATTCATTGAGATGCTCAATTGCTTTTTGCCTAACTGCCCGTAAATCTGCACCGCGTAACTCTTTTAACGCGTCTAATTCAAAGCTATCAAATTGCAAATATATCTCAATTCCTGGCATATATTGGCTGAGGCGATCGCAAAAAGATTTATCCTTAGCAATCATTACGCCATTGGTATTGATCATTAAATGCTTAATCGGCTTAGTTTTGACAATATCTAAAATTTGAAAAAACTCAGGATGAATCGTAGGTTCACCACCGCTTAACTGCACTATCTGCGGTTCTCCTTCATTGGCGACAACCGCATCAATCATCTTTTCGATTTGCGCTAGACTCCGATGCAGTCTTGGTTGATGGGAGATTTCTGAAAATTCTTCTGCACCAGAATCGGCATAACATATTGGGCAAGAAAGATTACATTTATCTGTAACTTCAATTAATGTTAAACAGCTATGCTGTTCATGATCTGGGCAAAGTCCGCAATCATAAGGACAGCCATATTTTATGGGTGTATTAAACTTTAATGGCATATCTCCAGGTTTGATAAACTCTAGAGATTTTTTATAGTATTCAATATCATCCGCGATTAAAACTTCTTCTCGTCCGTGGGTGGGACAGTGTTTTACTAAGTAAACACAATCATCCTGAAATATAATTTTTGCTTCTACCTTGACTAAACATTTTGAACAAACACTATTAGTTAAGGCATAAAAGAGATAATTACGAGTAGGCATAATAAATAAATTTGTAAGTTGTTACTAGGCTAAACGCGATGCCAAACAAGCAAGATTTATGGATTTCATATAGCGTACTGAAAAACTATTTTTATTCAGAGTTTCTGAATTTAAAGGTAAATCAGTTGTGAAATTGAAATATCTGAGAGATGGTGTGGCGATAATACACAATAGTTAATAAACAAGCCACTTGAATTGCACTTAAGCCCCAGAAAGGATGAAAATCAGGTTTAATGAAATCTACCAGAAAACGAAAGCTAAAATAAGAAATTAAATAAAATTTAAATAAATCACCATTTTGATATTGATAGCGACTGCGAAATTGCAAAAATATAATTAGCAACCCTAAAAATAAGATTTCATATAACTGTGTGGGATGGCGGAAAATACCATCGCCAAAATCTATACCCCACGGTAATTTTGTGGCGATTCCATAAGTGCGATCGCTCAATCCCGTGAGAAAGCATCCAATTCTACCAATGGCTGTGCCAACAATCAGAGGATAAACAAATACATCACCTGTAGACTGATGAATGCCAATAATTTTTTTAGTAAGTTCTACACCAATTAACCCGCCTAAAAGTGCCCCAACGACTGTTTTACCCTGGAGTAATAGTAATAGAAACTGCTGTTGATTTTGCCAAATCAAATCAATATGTTCCACCCCTACCAGAAGTTTTGCTCCCATTAAAGCGCCTATCATACCGCCAACAATTACAGAACTGCGCTGGCTAGGTGCGATCGCATCTTTGCGAAGCCGAAATATTAACAAACGAAATGCTACTGCATAAGCTAAAGATTCAAATAAAATATGAGGATGAATTCGCAAAGAACCCAACCAAATATAAACAGGGAAATTCAGCATAATTTGTAATTATATTCAGCACTTATGCCATAGCTTTTACACTGATAAATATAGCGAAATTTATCTGCGTTCATCTGCGTACCCTGCGGGTTCGCTATTAGGCGTTCTCGTAGAGTAGCCGCTACGCGTCTATATCCTCTTTTATCTGCGGTTAATTTTTGATTCAAAACACTTCTACTTAACAGATTAAATTCTCTAATTCCCTTGTGAATGTGGCAAAATGCCCGCCTGAGAGTACAACGCCTACTTCAGCAACATCATGATTTCGTCACACCAAGCTAGCCAGCCCATTTCGTAGTGAATTCCTTTCAGCAACGTCATGTACTGGAACTTGAGGGTATTTGATAAATCTTGCGGATTCTGGAAGTACTGGTTCTGAATTTCTTGATAGATTGCTAATCGCTGCTGATGTTGCCGACGATGCACTTCCAGCTTGGCTACTATCGTTTGCTGCGGTACTAGATGCCCAGCATAAAGTTTTAACAGCAATTCATCTTTGAGGGGTGCCATTTCCTCAGATTCAGCAATCCACTCACATAACTGCTGTTTACCTAACGCCGTCACACTATATATCCGTTTGTCGGGTCGATTTTCTTGCTGTACAGATTCAGCTTGCAGCCATTCCTTTTGTTCTAAGCGGTTCAGTTCTCGATAAATCTGTTGAAAACTGGCACTCCAGAAAAAACCAACCGACCCTTCTACCGAGGGGTTAAAACGCTTGGCAAGGTCATAGCCGCTACTAGGGGCGCTAACTAAGACCGACAAAATGGCATAGGTAAGAGACATGGGTAATGGGTTGACATATTCACTTAGTTGAATATAACTTAGAATATATATTCAATTAAGTGAATAATATATTAATTGAATATTTAGCTGACACAAAGCAACACCATCAACAACTCTCAAGAGGGTAGTGCAATGAGTTATTCAATTTATCAAATTAATTTGCCCGAAAGTCCCGAGGCTGTTGTCTTTGTCAACGGCATCATAGCGCGCGATTCTCCATAGGAGAGGCTACGCCAACGCATCGGCTTTTTCTGGATGTGGAAAAATTTATTTTGGATAAGTAGTTCAACTACCAAAGCTGAAGGTTGCGTACAAGTTAAAGCGGGAATTTGTTCCGCCAACGAAGTGATTATGGTTAGCTACTGGCGTTCCGCCCATGACTTGAAACAGTTCTTCCGTGGTGAACCCCATCGGCGGATGATGCAGTTTATCAGCAAAAATCCCAACAGTTTGTGTTTGTATAACGAGACATACCAACCACAGCACAGTGGCAAATACAGCCATGAACCTCAAGCAATGGCAAGGCTGTACCCAAGTGTAGCGAAATGAAAAACTCCACCCACAAGGGGATGGAGTTTTTGGGCATGGGGAATCGGGCATGGGGCATGGCGAAGAAATTACCAATGCCCAATGCCCAATGCCCAAAGCGGCGAGGCGCGCACCTTACGAACCCAAAAGAGAATACAGTTTCCCGCCGCTTTCAAAAAAAAGAGGTGGTTAACCCACCTCTATCATCTAACCAGGAAACCCAAACTTCTAAACTAGAACCTTCGCCAAAATCGGTTCTACACTCTTAGCAATTTCTGGGACGTAAACCTGGGAAACATAGTCAGCAATCATCCTATCGGTGTTAAATAGTGGTGCATTGGTTTTAATTGATGTCTTCATCATCTGCACCCAACCCGAGGAAACACCTTGAGAATTTTGGTTATAGTACAAAGGCACAATTTCTTGTTCTAATAGCTGATAAAGCGATTGAGAATCTATGCGATCCTGTAATTCTTGATCACTAGTATGAGCATCTTCACCGATAGCCCAACCATTAAGCCCTTTACCATCGCTTCCAGCTTTGTAGCCTTCACACCACCAACCATCAAGGACGCTTAAATTTAGTCCACCGTTAAAGCAGACTTTTTGTCCACTGGTACCTGATGCTTCTAGAGGACGACGGGGGTTATTTAACCACACATCCACACCTTGCACGAGTTTTTGTCCGGTGTAAATGTCGTAATCTTCAATAAAGGCGACTCGATTACTCAGCCCGGAATTTCGGCACCATTCCATCAATCGTTGGATAATCCGCTTCCCTTCTTCATCCGCAGGGTGAGCTTTTCCTGCGAAGATAATTTGGACTGGATTTTGAGCATTGCTAAAAATCTTCTTCGCCCGTTCTGCATCTCGTAAAATTAAATCTCCCCGTTTGTATGGGCTAAAGCGGCGGGCGAATCCAATCGTTAACACATCAGGATCAAGCAGGGTATTAGTAGATTCAATAAAGTTGTAATCTTCTCCCAGTTGTTCCCTGGCTTTCCTAACTTTATAACGGGTGTAAGCGATGAGTCTTTCTTTGAGGACGCGATGTCGCCACCACAGTTCTTCATCAGGAATCTCGTCAACTTTTGCCCACATTTCCGGCAACATGGCGCGATTTTTCCAATCTTCGCCCAAATACTGATTGTACAAGTCACCTAATAAAGGCGCAGTCCAGGTAGGTGCATGAACACCGTTAGTAATGTAACCAATAGGAACCTTATCTTCTGTATGTTGTGGATAGAGGACAGTCCACATTTTGCGGGAAACTTGACCGTGTAATTCACTTACACCATTGCAAGCACGAGTCATCCGCAAAGCTAAAACCGTCATTCCGAATGGTTCCCAAGGATCACCCAATCTCCTTGCACCTAATGCCAAAAATTGCTCGCGGGAAAGTCGCAACTGCGGCCAGTATTGAGCAAAGTAGGAGTCGATTAAATCTGGAGAGAAGACATCATGTCCGGCGGGAACAGGGGTGTGGGTGGTAAAGACACAACGATTCCGCACCGCTGCTTCAATGTCATAGAAAGATTTGCCAGTCTTTTCGATTTCTAATCGAGCAACTTCTAATGTACAGAAAGCGGCATGTCCTTCGTTGAGGTGATAAACAGATGGTTGAATACCTAAAGCATTCAAAGCACGCACACCACCAATGCCTAATACTACTTCTTGGGCGATACGAGTTTCTAAGTTACCGCCGTAGAGGTGTCCAGTTAGCCAACGGTCAATGGGGTCATTGTCTTCGCGATCGCTATCGAGTAAATATAAAGTTACTCGCCCGACTTGTACCTGCCAAATTTGGACTTTTACTTGCCTTTGACGAACATCTAGGTGAATAATCAACGGTTCCCCATTTTGAGTTTTTACTAACTCAATGGGCATGTGTTGGAAAGGGTTATCAATATAATAATCTTCTTGCCAACCGTGACGGTTCAAGCGTTGACGAAAGTAGCCTTGGCGATATAACAAGCCTATACCCACCATTGGTACACCCAAATCTGAAGATGATTTGAGGTGATCCCCAGCCAGAATTCCTAAGCCACCTGAGTAGACTGGTAAGGATTCATGAATACCAAATTCCGCACAAAAATAAGCAATAGGATTGTCTTTGCTAAGTTGCGGTGCAACGCCGCTTACCCAAGTATCTTTTTGCAGCAGATATTGGTCAAACTCTTTTGCCAAGGCAGAGATTTGCTTCAGATAAAAAGGGTCTTCTGCTAATTGGGTGAGACGTTCATAACTTGCTGATTCTAAAATCGCCACTGGGTTATGCCCACAGCGTTCCCATTCTTGGGGATCGATAGTTTGGAATAGAGCAATGCGATCGCCACTCCAACTCCACCAATAGTTATAAGCCAAATCTGCCAAACGCTTTAACGGAAAAGGTAACTTTTCGCTTAAGCGTAGCGCTGCGGTCATTGCACTACTATTAGCCATAAATTCTCAGTTCTCTGCTATTTTCCCTAGTTCACTTCACATCTGCTTGCGCGTAACTGCTATTCAGTTCGATTACAACGGCGACTTCATCGATCAATTCTCCCGGAAGTCGAAGCAGTTACTCAAAAATTAAACACAATTCTAGTGAATGGTTTTTATTGTTTCTACGATTACAAAATTATCTCTGTTTTTGTGATTTTTTTATATCAATTTCAATCACATTTTTTTAAACAAAATATTTGATGTTTAACATTTATTTATAAACTGCAATAATTCACTACAAAAAATGTTAATTAATTCCGAAAGTCAATATCTGTATAGACTCTGTTCTTTACAAAAATAAGTTTGAACCGAGAATAACTGTAATTTTACTGTGATTTATAGCCAACCTAATGGCTTTTAAAGGCGCAATGAATGAACATATATTCATTTTGTAAAAATACGGAAGGTGAATAGTGGATTTTGATACTGGATTGCGAGCGATCGCCTTCACAACTCCATCATTGCACTTCAAAACAGAAAACTTCGCACTCCAAAGTCAAGCGATCGCCTTCACAATCTCATCATTCCACCTCAAAACAGGAAATTTCTCGTTCCAAAGTCAAGCGATCGCCTTTACAACTCCATCATTCCACCCCAGAACAAGAATATTCTCGTTCTAAAGTCAAGCGATCGCCTTCACAACCCCATCATTCACCTTTAGAACAGGAACATTCTCGTTTGGAACAAGAACGTTCTCGTTTAAAACACGAAAATTCTCAATTGGAACTGAAACATTCTCGTTTGGAACAGGAAACTTTGAGTTCAGAACACGAAACTTGGAGATTAAAGCTTGATTGATGAGGCTGAGAACTTAAATTTTACTTTTCTGAGGCGAGGCGATCGCTAAGAAATGCTAAATTGTCACGCACAGTAATAGTATTGGGATGATTTATCCCTAAAGTCTGCTCACAAATATCTAAAGCTTGCAGATACAGGGGTTCGGCTTCGCTGTATTTTCCTTGGGATTTGTAGAGTGTAGCCAGATTGTTGAGGCTAGCAGCAACATCTGGATGTTTGTCACCTAGCAAGCGTCGCATGAGTGACAAAGCTTGCTGGTACAGGGGTTCGGCTTCGCTGTATTTTCCTTGGGATTCATAGAGTGTAGCCAGATTATTGAGGCTAGCAGCAACATCTGGATGTTCTTCACCCAGCAAGCGTCGCTTGAGTGACAAAGCTTGCAAGTACAGGGGTTTGGCTTCGCTGTATCTTCCTTGGGATTTGTAGAGTACAGCCAGATTATTGAGGCTAGCAGCAACATCTGGATGTTCTTCACCCAGCAAGCGTTGCCTTAGTTCTAAAGATTTTTGATACAGGGGTTCGGCTTCGCTGTATTTTCCTTGGTAGTAGTAGAGTGCAGCCAGATTATTGAAGCTAGTAGCAACATCTGGATGTTCTTCACCCAGCAAGCGTTGCCTTAGTTCTAAAGATTTTTGATACAGAGGTTCGGCTTCGCTGTATCTGCCTTGGGATTCATAGAGTAATGCTAGGTTATTGAGGCTAGCAGCAACAGCTGGATGTTCTTCACCCAACAAGAGTCGCCTTAGTTCTAAAGATTTTTGGTACAGGGGTTCGACTTCGCTGTATCTGCCTTGATAATCGTAAAGTAATGCTAAATTGTTGAGGCTGGTAGCTAAATCTCTCTCTAAACCTAATTCTTTTTGCAATTCTACAGCTTTGCTTAAATACTCAATGCCTAATTCTTGCTCTTTCTTATAATCTTGACACTCACCCCGGTCGAGTCTTTTTCTATAAATATCTCCTAAGCTAAAGTATAAAGTCGCTAAATTTACATCCTTAACACCACGCTGTTCTAAATTTTGAATAAACCCTTGTAAATCTTCTATAGGCAACAAATAATCATTGTCATCATCAAAACCAGAAATTTCATTATCCCGGAAAGCAAAACGAATCGCTTCTAAATCTCTACCAGCAACAGTATTTTTTCTTCTAGACACAAACCGAAAAACACCATTGCGCCAACTCCAAAAATCAGGGGCTTTTTTAATTAACTCAACTAATATTTGATTAGTCACCCACAAGACAATGGCAAAAGGAAATGCCCTCAAAGCTTCCCTAGTCCACTGTAAATAACCGAAAAAAACCTCTTGTTCCGAACGTTCCTTGCCCAGTTTCAGAAAATGAAGCTGTTCTGCACCAGTCACCGTAATTACTGCTGGTTGATTTTGCTGCAAATACTCTTCACTTCTGACTAATTGAGAAATAGCAGCCGTCAAACTCGGCTCATCCCTTGCCAATGTCACCCGATAACAACGGATTTCCGGCTGTAATTCTGCTTCATACTCAGCAATAATTTCATCCCGAAAACTAGCATCATCACATACAGCAATTAGCAAATTTAACCGATTGGCTTTAGCCTCAATAGAAATAGTTAAAGAATCATAAGCATCTCTGTTGTCATCATCTGTCAGTAAATCTTCATTCATCATTAATTAATCATCCCCCTACGTCTCAAAGTTTCTACAAGAATGGGGTGAATATCATACCAAGTCTCATCATTACGATATTCCAATATATACAATCCATGCAGTAATTCTAAAAACTCTGACTGCTTGACATCTTCAGGCTCAAAATTATGATAAGTAGTTGCCAAAATTCTCAAATCTTCTTTTCCTAAGCGCAGAGAAAGTTCATTCCGAATTTCTTTAATTGCTTGTTCTATAACTTGGTCATCAATTACAATTCTTTCTTCTGGTTTACGCCTAATCAGTCGTAAACAAATAAGGCAACATACATTAGCCAGACGAATCAACTCCCGCAACACTCCACCACTGTAAATAACAATCTTCTCTGTAGCTGATTTGTCTATTAATTCACTAGAAATTCGTTTTTGTAATATTTCACATAAAATATCTGTTGCTTCCCGTCGCGGCTTACCATCAGGCAAGCGATTCTCACCCTTTGTAAAAATTTTTATTACAGGCATCACCACAATTCTGTAGTTACTTTCTGCTTTAATAATTTCCCAAAGAAAAGTATTGCACATTACCGCAATAGGGACAGTATAAATAATCCGAATATTCGGTTGAAACAGAGATTTAATATTGTTGCCATAAATTTCATTGACTCTTGCTAAATCTAGTTTATCTAAGTCATCAATGATCACTATAGTTTCTTTTTTAGTAGCTACTTGAATCAAGGCTGCAATTTCATTAATCCGAGCAACTAAATCAGATATTTTGCCTTCAAATTCCTGTTTAATTTCTTCTCTAACTTTGGCATCAGCTTTTAATTGAGCTTTAATAAATTTGAGTAAATTAAAACCAACTTCCAGCCCACCTCCTAGCTCTACCTCTGTAGTCCGAGTGCGAGTTGCAAACCACCCGTAGATTTGAGCTTTAGTAGTGTTAGGGATTTCTACTTTACGTGCTTCCGCCTCAAACATTAAATCAAGCGCGATCGCAAACAAAATATTAATATGATTAACAGCCGACATTTCAATACTGTCAGCAATCGAAAATACAACTACAAAATAATTATCTTTAATTTGTCTACTTAATTCAGCTAATAAAGAAGATTTACCGCATCCCCGATGTCCAGTAAATACAATCTTCGCATCACCATTAGGACTATATTCAATGTATTGAATTAACTTCTCTATAGAATCATTACCATAATCAACTCTAAAATTATCTGTTTCCTTCTTTTCCAGTAAGGGAAATAATTCGAGATTGTTATATGCTTGCTTAAAAGATTCTTGTAATTCGCTAGACATTGGCTTTGACAAAATAATATTTTTACTGCCTATTTATATTAATGCCTACCTAGCCCTAACTCAAAAATCTGTTTACCATCTCTCTACATTTCTAGCGTAAACAGAAAATCTCATCTTCTTCCATTCTAACCCCAAAAAAACAATACCCCTCTCCGCCGCCGGAGAGGGGTTAGGGATGAGATATCACACTTCTCACTGCTGACACTCAGCAATCAACACTGTCTAATAAGCGTCTTGCAACTCGTAGAAATCAGGCGAGATGTAATCCTTCCGCAAAGGCCAACCTACCCAATCTTCAGGCATTAAAATCCGCTTCAGGTTGGGGTGTCCTTCATAGACAATGCCGAACATATCATAAGACTCGCGCTCTTGCCAGTCTGCGGTCTTCCAAATCCAGTAGACTGAAGGCACTGTGGGGTTTTCCCGTGGGAGGAACACCTTCAATCGTACTTCTTCAGGGCGATCGCTATTATCACCTACTTTAATTAAGTGATATACACTCACCAACTCTTGCCCAGGGCCGAGGTCAACACCACCTTGGAACTGGAGACAATTAAACCCGTAAGCATACAAAGCTGTAGCGGTGGGAAGTAAGAAATCTCGTTCCACCTTGAGTATTTCTACTCCGTTAACATCTGGTGCCAAAACCTCATGGTCGAAGCCATTTTCGCTCAACCATTGAGAAACTTTACCGGCTTTTACCAGTGAATCTTCTGCTGGTACTGGCTTAGATTCTTCATCAGCCACGGTTTGTTTCCTCCTTCTGTTTCTGGGATGTCAATAAAGCTGGTGGAACTGGTAAACCAATCGCTTCCGCCAATTCCTTAGGTGGTGTAAAGCGAGTATCTGACTGCATATACTTACCAGTCAAAATTTCCGCCACAGGCTTCAGATTGTGAGTTGTGCTGTAATAGCGGTGGGTTTGCTTAATTTGATCCCGTTCTTGGATGGAATCGTTAGCTATCTTCTTCCGCAGCTTAATAATTGCGTCAATAATCGCTTCTGGACGCGGCGGACAACCAGGCAAATACACATCTACAGGAATGAGTTTATCAACTCCACGCACAGCCGTGGGGGAATCAACGCTAAACATCCCGCCTGTGATTGTACAAGCTCCCATCGCAATTACATACTTTGGCTCAGGCATTTGCTCATAAAGACGTACCAATTGCGGTGCCATCTTCATGGTGATTGTGCCAGCCGTAATAATTAAATCGGCTTGGCGCGGGCTGGAACGGGGAATTAACCCAAAGCGGTCAAAGTCAAACCGAGAGCCAATTAAAGCTGCAAACTCAATAAAGCAGCAAGCCGTACCGAATAGCAACGGCCACAAACTAGAAAGCCGCGCCCAGTTGTAAAGGTCATCAACCGTAGTCAGAATCACGTTTTCTGAAAGGTCTTGAGTGACAGTGGGACGCTCAATAGGGTTGATGATGCGTTCTTTGTCCTGAGTTGGTAAATTAGAATTCAAGACCATTCCAAAGCTCCTTTACGCCATGCGTAAACTAAGGCGATTACAAGAATTGCAATAAAAATTAGCGCTTCAATGAATGCCAATAGCCCTAGACGGTGGAAAGCTACCGCCCAAGGATACAAAAACACAGTCTCCACATCAAAGACGACAAAGACCAGCGCAAACATATAGTAGCGAATGTTGAACTGAATCCAGGCTCCGCCAATGGGTTCCATCCCGGATTCATAGGTGGTGCGCCGTTCCGCACTTTTGCCGCTGGGTCGTAGGAGCTTGGACGCTGAGAGCGCCAGGGCAGGCACTAGGCTACAGATAATGAGAAAGCCTAGAAGGTACTCGTAACCGCTGAGAACAAACACAATGGATATCTACCGCTTATGGTGTAAATAACGCCGTAACTTTCTTTTACATTATATCTTTTAGGCATTTCTGAAATCTGGGAAACAGAAGCTCTGAAGGTATTTGATTCGTTTTTAGTTGTGATAGAAAAATCTAACAGTTATGTCATAATTTGTAACGTATATTTAATATTTGCCCCTCTGCGAGGCCTAAGCAATGAGCGAACAAAGCGAACAAGCTGTTGAAACTCAAGTATTAGACCGCTATGAGTGTCGCTCCTGCGGTTACATTTATGAACCTGAGAAGGGAGATGACAAATATGAAATTCCCCCTGGAAGACCCTTCGCAGAACTGCCTGTAAATTGGCGCTGTCCCGTATGTAGTGCAAAGAAGCAAGCTTTCACCAACATCGGCCCAGCAGGTCAAGCATCAGGCTTTCGCGAAAATCTTGGTTATGGCTTAGGTGTCAACACCTTGACACCAACCCAAAAAAACCTGCTGATTTTCGGTGCTTTAGCACTAGCTTTCTTATTTTTTCTCAGTCTCTACGGGTTACAATAGATACTATTTGTTGCCCAGTCTCGGTATTTAGCAGCCACCACTCAATTTTGAGGTTGGTAAATCTTTTTCCCAAACCCGTACACAAATTTAGAAACAACTAAGAAATAAAAAATACTGATGCACGCAATTTTGAAAAGTTGGCAACGAATATTTGCCGTATTGATAGTTGTCCTGATGTGTATAGGTTGTAGCAAAGTTCCTTCTACCAGCTATAACCCCTGGGCAGTTATTTCTGTCCCCACAGAAGCAAAGCTGTTTGATATTGCTTTTACAGAAAATCCTCAGCATGGCTACATAGTCGGTAGCAATGCCACCATTTTAGAAACCAATGATGGTGGAGATAGTTGGAAACCCTTAAACC contains the following coding sequences:
- the rplU gene encoding 50S ribosomal protein L21, producing MTYAIIETGGKQLKVEAGRFYDIELLTAQPDEKVTIDKVLLIQHDGEVNIGQPLVSGATVEGTVLRHLRGRKVLVYKMKPKKKTRKKRGHRQEITRLLINSINLNGTVLAAEEAKAAEETSAEETAAE
- a CDS encoding monooxygenase family protein, whose amino-acid sequence is MWKNLFWISSSTTKAEGCVQVKAGICSANEVIMVSYWRSAHDLKQFFRGEPHRRMMQFISKNPNSLCLYNETYQPQHSGKYSHEPQAMARLYPSVAK
- a CDS encoding radical SAM protein; amino-acid sequence: MPTRNYLFYALTNSVCSKCLVKVEAKIIFQDDCVYLVKHCPTHGREEVLIADDIEYYKKSLEFIKPGDMPLKFNTPIKYGCPYDCGLCPDHEQHSCLTLIEVTDKCNLSCPICYADSGAEEFSEISHQPRLHRSLAQIEKMIDAVVANEGEPQIVQLSGGEPTIHPEFFQILDIVKTKPIKHLMINTNGVMIAKDKSFCDRLSQYMPGIEIYLQFDSFELDALKELRGADLRAVRQKAIEHLNEYNISTTLVVTLKKGLNDCEIGKIIEYALQQKCIRGVTFQPIQAAGRLEGFDPKRDRYTLTEVRRSILEQSPYFKPEDILPVPCHPDSLAMTYALKLNGQVIPLTGLINPDVFVKIMPNSVLYEQNEELKKQIFELFSTSHSPKSAALSLKQLLCCLPMIAVPEGINYSNVFRVMIVQFLDAFNFDVRSVKRSCIHIVHPDGRIIPFDTFNMFYREGSAGYHLVNHRNS
- a CDS encoding PadR family transcriptional regulator → MSLTYAILSVLVSAPSSGYDLAKRFNPSVEGSVGFFWSASFQQIYRELNRLEQKEWLQAESVQQENRPDKRIYSVTALGKQQLCEWIAESEEMAPLKDELLLKLYAGHLVPQQTIVAKLEVHRRQHQQRLAIYQEIQNQYFQNPQDLSNTLKFQYMTLLKGIHYEMGWLAWCDEIMMLLK
- the glgP gene encoding alpha-glucan family phosphorylase → MANSSAMTAALRLSEKLPFPLKRLADLAYNYWWSWSGDRIALFQTIDPQEWERCGHNPVAILESASYERLTQLAEDPFYLKQISALAKEFDQYLLQKDTWVSGVAPQLSKDNPIAYFCAEFGIHESLPVYSGGLGILAGDHLKSSSDLGVPMVGIGLLYRQGYFRQRLNRHGWQEDYYIDNPFQHMPIELVKTQNGEPLIIHLDVRQRQVKVQIWQVQVGRVTLYLLDSDREDNDPIDRWLTGHLYGGNLETRIAQEVVLGIGGVRALNALGIQPSVYHLNEGHAAFCTLEVARLEIEKTGKSFYDIEAAVRNRCVFTTHTPVPAGHDVFSPDLIDSYFAQYWPQLRLSREQFLALGARRLGDPWEPFGMTVLALRMTRACNGVSELHGQVSRKMWTVLYPQHTEDKVPIGYITNGVHAPTWTAPLLGDLYNQYLGEDWKNRAMLPEMWAKVDEIPDEELWWRHRVLKERLIAYTRYKVRKAREQLGEDYNFIESTNTLLDPDVLTIGFARRFSPYKRGDLILRDAERAKKIFSNAQNPVQIIFAGKAHPADEEGKRIIQRLMEWCRNSGLSNRVAFIEDYDIYTGQKLVQGVDVWLNNPRRPLEASGTSGQKVCFNGGLNLSVLDGWWCEGYKAGSDGKGLNGWAIGEDAHTSDQELQDRIDSQSLYQLLEQEIVPLYYNQNSQGVSSGWVQMMKTSIKTNAPLFNTDRMIADYVSQVYVPEIAKSVEPILAKVLV
- a CDS encoding prolipoprotein diacylglyceryl transferase, which produces MNFPVYIWLGSLRIHPHILFESLAYAVAFRLLIFRLRKDAIAPSQRSSVIVGGMIGALMGAKLLVGVEHIDLIWQNQQQFLLLLLQGKTVVGALLGGLIGVELTKKIIGIHQSTGDVFVYPLIVGTAIGRIGCFLTGLSDRTYGIATKLPWGIDFGDGIFRHPTQLYEILFLGLLIIFLQFRSRYQYQNGDLFKFYLISYFSFRFLVDFIKPDFHPFWGLSAIQVACLLTIVYYRHTISQIFQFHN